One window of the Thermococcus sp. P6 genome contains the following:
- the priS gene encoding DNA primase catalytic subunit PriS yields MAELFREVTKRERKLYYSKEWDAKKLPEFIIETLREREFGFDHTGGGPSDRKNVFMDVRDLEDYVKMTAPYAVYSSVALYKEPAEMSGWRGAELVFDIDAKDLPLRRCSHIHEHGRVCPLCLEDAKELAKDTLIVLKEDFGFENVHVVYSGRGYHVRVLDDWALALDGKAREKVLSYVSAAERITREDVESRRIMLSSGYYRTFRLRFGYFIRRINENHLLNVGLSGTQIRRIIENRESIYEGFVRKGLLTAFPKGIKPEKLVGLFSLSSTFSKAYFDGRVTVDVKRILRVPSTLHSKAGFVATYIGSDEGKLERFDPFRHAVPEFRRKEVREAYDEWIEQHGGDVPARGS; encoded by the coding sequence ATGGCTGAACTCTTCAGGGAGGTAACGAAGAGGGAGCGGAAGCTTTACTATTCAAAGGAATGGGACGCCAAGAAGCTTCCTGAATTTATAATCGAGACCCTCAGGGAGAGGGAGTTCGGTTTTGACCACACCGGCGGGGGGCCGAGTGACAGGAAGAACGTTTTCATGGACGTGCGCGATCTCGAGGACTACGTGAAGATGACGGCACCATACGCCGTTTACTCCTCAGTTGCCCTATACAAGGAGCCCGCGGAGATGAGCGGCTGGAGGGGAGCGGAGCTCGTCTTCGACATAGACGCGAAGGACCTGCCCCTGAGGAGATGCTCCCATATACACGAGCACGGTCGGGTATGCCCCCTGTGCCTCGAGGACGCTAAGGAGCTGGCGAAGGATACCCTGATAGTCCTGAAGGAAGATTTCGGCTTTGAGAACGTCCATGTGGTTTACTCCGGAAGGGGTTACCACGTAAGGGTTCTCGACGACTGGGCCCTCGCCCTCGACGGAAAGGCGAGGGAGAAGGTGCTTTCGTACGTAAGCGCCGCTGAGAGGATAACCCGTGAGGACGTGGAGAGCAGGAGGATAATGCTGAGTTCGGGTTACTACAGAACGTTTCGTCTCAGGTTCGGATACTTCATAAGGCGGATAAACGAAAACCACCTCCTTAACGTCGGCCTGAGCGGGACGCAGATCAGGAGGATAATCGAGAACAGGGAAAGTATTTACGAGGGTTTCGTGAGGAAGGGACTCCTCACGGCCTTTCCAAAGGGGATAAAGCCAGAAAAACTGGTGGGACTGTTCTCACTGTCAAGCACCTTTTCAAAGGCCTACTTCGACGGCAGGGTTACCGTCGACGTTAAGAGGATCCTCAGGGTCCCCTCGACCCTGCACTCAAAGGCAGGCTTCGTAGCTACTTACATAGGATCCGACGAGGGCAAACTTGAAAGGTTCGATCCCTTCAGGCACGCTGTTCCGGAGTTCAGGCGGAAGGAAGTCAGAGAAGCCTACGATGAGTGGATCGAGCAACACGGTGGAGATGTGCCGGCGAGGGGGTCATAG
- the priL gene encoding DNA primase large subunit PriL, which yields MLDPFGDKARRLVEEEFGGISRLLSVIPSYVEMKDALKRVSWVGSGKIPEDLVEMDDVQDLLTFYALLGALAFAPYGIEMELVKEASLRLYSERLRRAGEIGGTSMGLEKTVKEEIPPRDRAIIERTHHREIPPAEREAMRLKYRMHLGRFLELWEGGLKEVYIRRGYAYLTWDQALKLWKRSFERNLERAVNLLYEVREEVPDYYRRLYEALGEIAREYFKDRLEKMGSVEAQPLRFELFPPCVKIALGGVPSGLRNYAITVLLTSFLSYARLCPNPPGRDVRVRDCVRDLSVIEKEILPIIIEAGNRCSPPLFEDQPQEIKNIWYHLGFGLTDKPSLEDSGNSPWYFPPNCSKIRANAPQLCKPDAHCRNIKNPLSYYIRRLYLEKKGKEKGGEEDG from the coding sequence ATGCTCGACCCCTTTGGTGATAAAGCCAGAAGGCTCGTGGAAGAGGAATTTGGGGGAATAAGCAGGCTGCTGTCGGTGATTCCTTCCTACGTTGAAATGAAAGATGCCCTGAAGAGGGTTTCGTGGGTGGGTTCCGGCAAAATCCCGGAAGATCTGGTTGAAATGGACGACGTTCAGGATCTGCTGACGTTCTATGCTCTCCTCGGCGCACTCGCGTTCGCCCCTTACGGCATCGAAATGGAGCTCGTGAAGGAGGCCAGTCTGAGGCTTTACTCCGAGAGGCTGAGGAGGGCCGGGGAGATAGGTGGAACATCCATGGGGCTGGAAAAAACCGTGAAGGAAGAGATACCACCCCGGGACAGGGCCATAATCGAGAGAACCCATCACCGGGAGATACCCCCTGCCGAGAGAGAGGCTATGAGGCTGAAGTACAGGATGCACCTTGGAAGGTTCCTGGAACTGTGGGAAGGTGGCCTTAAGGAGGTGTACATCCGGCGAGGATACGCCTATCTCACGTGGGATCAGGCCCTGAAACTCTGGAAGCGATCTTTTGAGAGGAACCTTGAAAGGGCGGTTAACCTGCTCTACGAGGTGAGGGAAGAGGTTCCCGACTACTACCGCAGGCTCTACGAAGCGCTCGGAGAGATAGCGAGGGAGTACTTCAAGGATAGGCTCGAGAAAATGGGCTCTGTGGAGGCCCAGCCACTGCGCTTTGAACTCTTTCCTCCCTGTGTAAAGATCGCCCTCGGAGGCGTTCCCTCCGGGCTGAGGAACTACGCCATAACCGTTCTCCTGACGAGCTTCCTCAGCTACGCACGTCTCTGTCCAAACCCTCCCGGAAGGGACGTCAGGGTAAGGGACTGTGTCAGGGACTTGAGCGTTATCGAGAAGGAGATACTCCCCATCATCATAGAGGCCGGAAACCGCTGCTCGCCCCCACTCTTCGAGGACCAACCCCAGGAGATCAAGAACATCTGGTACCACCTTGGGTTCGGACTAACCGATAAACCATCACTCGAGGACAGTGGGAATTCCCCCTGGTACTTTCCACCCAACTGCTCCAAAATACGGGCAAACGCCCCCCAGCTCTGTAAACCTGACGCCCACTGCAGGAACATCAAAAATCCCCTGAGTTACTACATAAGGCGCCTTTACCTCGAGAAGAAAGGTAAGGAAAAGGGAGGCGAAGAGGATGGCTGA
- a CDS encoding ATPase domain-containing protein, producing the protein MVTVKRVKSGIPGFDDLIEGGFPEGTTVLVTGPTGSGKTTFGVQFVYRGVSEYNEPGVIVSLEERARDLRREMQTFGWDIEKYEKERKLAIIDGVSTVVGLPSEEQYVLEGNLNAEDFLRYIYRVVKAVDAKRLFIDSIPSIAFRLQNEGDIRKVLLQLNTILLEMGVTSILTTEAPDPERGRISRYGVEEYISRGVVILGFMEKEVELKRYLMIRKMRETKHSMKKYPFEITEEGIVVYPSGEVY; encoded by the coding sequence ATGGTCACGGTTAAAAGGGTTAAGAGTGGCATTCCGGGTTTTGACGATCTCATCGAGGGAGGTTTCCCTGAGGGAACGACGGTTCTGGTTACGGGTCCAACGGGCAGCGGTAAAACCACGTTTGGGGTTCAGTTTGTATACAGGGGGGTCTCCGAGTACAACGAACCGGGGGTTATAGTCTCCCTCGAAGAACGAGCCCGGGACCTCAGAAGGGAGATGCAGACCTTCGGATGGGACATCGAGAAGTACGAGAAGGAACGGAAACTGGCCATAATCGATGGAGTCAGTACAGTCGTTGGCTTACCATCAGAGGAGCAGTACGTTCTGGAGGGCAACCTCAACGCTGAGGACTTCCTCCGCTATATCTACCGCGTTGTCAAGGCTGTAGACGCTAAAAGGCTTTTCATAGACTCCATACCCTCCATAGCCTTCAGACTTCAGAATGAGGGCGATATAAGGAAGGTTCTTCTTCAGCTGAACACGATACTCCTCGAGATGGGGGTTACGTCGATACTCACAACCGAAGCTCCCGATCCCGAGAGGGGCAGGATAAGCCGCTATGGGGTGGAGGAGTACATCTCGAGGGGTGTTGTCATTCTTGGATTCATGGAGAAAGAGGTCGAACTGAAGCGTTATCTTATGATCAGAAAGATGCGTGAAACCAAACATTCAATGAAGAAGTATCCCTTCGAGATAACCGAGGAGGGCATCGTTGTATACCCGAGCGGCGAAGTCTACTGA
- a CDS encoding DUF5748 family protein yields the protein MNFEVVKEFLEDIGADWVEIDGEIHLEPEVFYEVWKYLGEPDLKTYTLEEEVVEPGSYDPPERKYVDVKKVRIKKAYFTTLDNRKVVTDYRELQRIMNEKLV from the coding sequence ATGAACTTCGAGGTAGTGAAGGAATTTCTGGAGGATATAGGGGCGGACTGGGTGGAGATCGATGGGGAAATCCACCTCGAGCCCGAGGTCTTCTACGAGGTGTGGAAGTACCTCGGGGAGCCGGATCTCAAAACGTACACCCTTGAAGAGGAGGTAGTGGAACCCGGTTCTTACGATCCGCCCGAGAGGAAGTACGTCGATGTTAAAAAGGTCAGGATTAAAAAGGCCTACTTCACCACCCTCGACAACAGGAAGGTGGTAACCGACTACAGGGAACTCCAGAGGATAATGAACGAAAAACTCGTCTAA
- a CDS encoding class I SAM-dependent rRNA methyltransferase, whose translation MARVTVDAQAARAIEKGAMIVFKKGVVKTEGDFKPGDVVEVYTRGGRFLGKGFVNPDSNIMIRLVTKDRDTRINKELFRERIRKANEYRKKVLGYDRAYRMVYGEADYLPGLIVDRFNEIASIQISSVGMERFKLDVAEAIMEAEPEIETVFEKNTGRSRRREGLPEVERVLLGKEKYRTIIREGKARFIVDMRGQKTGFFLDQRENRIALEKYIRPGMRVLDVFSYTGGFAIHAAVAGAEEVVAVDKSPWAIDMVKENAKLNGVSDRMRYIVGSAFGVMEEMIRKGEKFDVVILDPPAFVQHEKDLKRGLRAYFNINYSGLQLVKDGGILVTASCSQHVDMQAFKDMIIAASAKAGKFLKLLEPYRTQAPDHPILMASKDTEYLKALFLYVEDMK comes from the coding sequence ATGGCGAGGGTTACGGTCGATGCTCAGGCGGCGAGGGCCATAGAAAAGGGCGCGATGATCGTCTTTAAGAAGGGTGTGGTGAAGACCGAGGGCGATTTTAAGCCGGGGGATGTGGTGGAGGTATACACCCGCGGGGGCAGGTTTCTCGGAAAGGGCTTCGTCAATCCCGACTCCAACATCATGATCAGGCTCGTGACAAAGGACAGGGACACCAGAATCAACAAGGAACTGTTCCGAGAGAGGATCAGGAAGGCCAACGAGTACAGGAAAAAGGTTCTCGGCTACGATAGGGCCTACCGGATGGTTTACGGGGAAGCGGATTATCTGCCCGGCCTAATAGTTGACCGCTTCAACGAGATAGCCTCGATTCAAATCTCGAGCGTTGGGATGGAAAGGTTCAAGCTCGACGTTGCGGAGGCCATAATGGAAGCCGAGCCCGAGATAGAGACCGTCTTCGAAAAGAACACAGGCAGATCGAGGAGAAGGGAAGGGCTCCCGGAGGTAGAGCGAGTTCTCCTCGGTAAGGAGAAGTACAGGACAATAATACGGGAGGGTAAAGCCCGGTTCATCGTGGATATGAGGGGCCAGAAAACGGGTTTCTTCCTCGATCAAAGGGAGAACAGGATAGCCCTCGAGAAATACATCCGGCCTGGGATGAGGGTCCTCGACGTTTTCTCTTACACGGGCGGCTTCGCAATCCACGCCGCGGTGGCGGGTGCGGAGGAGGTAGTGGCCGTCGACAAATCCCCGTGGGCGATCGATATGGTAAAGGAGAACGCAAAGCTCAACGGGGTAAGCGACAGGATGAGGTACATCGTCGGCTCGGCCTTCGGGGTAATGGAGGAGATGATAAGGAAAGGGGAGAAGTTCGACGTGGTTATCCTCGATCCACCCGCCTTCGTTCAGCATGAGAAGGATCTAAAGAGGGGTTTGAGGGCCTACTTCAACATCAATTACTCCGGTCTTCAGCTCGTAAAGGATGGGGGTATCCTCGTAACCGCCTCCTGCTCCCAGCACGTCGATATGCAGGCCTTCAAGGACATGATCATAGCGGCATCGGCAAAGGCCGGAAAGTTCCTGAAACTGCTTGAGCCATACAGAACTCAGGCGCCCGATCATCCGATACTCATGGCGTCAAAGGACACCGAGTACCTTAAGGCCCTCTTCCTCTACGTGGAGGACATGAAGTAA
- a CDS encoding RlmF-related methyltransferase yields MSLWKDGRLGLPVREAVKIFPELKAYLDDRGRLDLSKREARILYNRAIARALFGLDIDYHPRGLVTTPISRYIFLKTFLRGGEKVLEIGTGHTAMMALMAEKLFNCRGTATELGGEFFEYAGRNIRKNNARIRLIKSDGGIIRGVVPEGERFDVIFSAPPYYERPTKGVLTEREGVGGGAYGEEFSNRLLGEAVDYLKPGGKVALFLPDKEALLNALIEHAKGLGYSVRDVKFKAGTRWRHALIYFMSST; encoded by the coding sequence ATGTCACTGTGGAAGGATGGGAGGCTCGGACTGCCGGTTAGAGAGGCCGTCAAAATTTTCCCAGAGCTCAAAGCTTACCTCGACGACCGCGGAAGGCTCGACCTCTCGAAGAGGGAGGCGCGGATACTCTACAACAGGGCCATAGCGAGGGCACTCTTCGGGCTGGATATAGACTACCACCCTCGCGGGCTCGTGACGACGCCGATCTCGCGCTACATCTTTCTGAAAACCTTTCTCCGCGGTGGGGAAAAGGTTCTGGAGATAGGAACGGGGCACACGGCCATGATGGCGCTTATGGCGGAGAAGCTCTTCAACTGCAGGGGCACCGCGACGGAGCTTGGTGGGGAGTTCTTCGAGTACGCGGGGAGGAACATAAGAAAAAACAACGCCCGAATAAGGCTCATCAAAAGCGACGGCGGGATAATCAGGGGTGTGGTTCCCGAAGGGGAAAGGTTCGACGTTATCTTCTCGGCCCCGCCGTACTACGAGAGACCAACCAAAGGCGTGCTAACGGAGAGGGAGGGCGTTGGAGGGGGAGCTTACGGGGAAGAGTTTTCAAACCGTCTCCTCGGTGAAGCCGTGGATTACTTAAAGCCGGGCGGAAAGGTAGCGCTCTTTCTACCCGATAAAGAAGCGCTCCTCAATGCCCTGATTGAGCATGCGAAGGGTCTTGGGTATTCTGTCAGGGACGTAAAATTTAAAGCCGGGACGAGGTGGAGGCACGCTCTGATTTACTTCATGTCCTCCACGTAG
- a CDS encoding M20 family metallo-hydrolase, producing MEETLRKVSEEVERLQDEMVRTLVELIKIPAISPDYGYEGEYDKAQKLLEIIRDWPFDRVEVYNAPDERAKNGVRPSILAYYYGQDGDKSPRIWILTHLDVVPPGDGWTVTEPFKPLVRDGKVYGRGSEDNGQSLVASLYAVRALMNLGIRPKRSVILAFVSDEETGSKYGVEWLLKEHPELFRKDDLVLVPDGGNPDGTFIEVAEKSILWLKVRVKGRQVHASMPDKGLNAHRVALDLAYHLDRLFHERYNARDDLFDPPESTFEPTMVKNPAGSPNIAPGEHEVVFDCRILPGYRIDDVLGDAKALVDEVKARYLKEFDGEVLPEVEFEVLQRLDAPEPTPKDSEIVKLLREALRKLRGREAIVGGIGGGTFAAYFRKLGIPAVVWATLDEMAHQPDEYARVDNMVEDAKVMAALALL from the coding sequence ATGGAGGAGACCCTCAGGAAGGTATCCGAAGAGGTGGAAAGACTTCAGGATGAGATGGTCAGAACCCTCGTGGAGCTCATAAAGATACCGGCGATAAGCCCGGACTACGGCTACGAAGGAGAGTACGACAAGGCCCAGAAGTTGCTTGAGATAATCAGGGACTGGCCCTTCGATAGGGTCGAGGTCTACAACGCGCCCGATGAGAGGGCAAAGAACGGGGTAAGGCCGAGCATCCTGGCCTACTACTACGGGCAGGATGGAGATAAAAGCCCGCGCATCTGGATTCTGACGCACCTTGATGTCGTTCCCCCCGGCGATGGCTGGACTGTCACAGAACCATTCAAACCTCTCGTCAGGGACGGTAAGGTTTACGGGCGGGGAAGCGAGGACAACGGGCAGAGTCTGGTGGCTTCCCTGTACGCGGTCAGAGCTCTGATGAACCTCGGGATAAGGCCGAAGAGAAGCGTGATCCTCGCCTTCGTCAGCGACGAGGAAACGGGCAGTAAGTACGGCGTCGAATGGCTCCTAAAGGAGCATCCCGAACTCTTCAGAAAGGATGATCTCGTTCTGGTTCCAGACGGTGGGAACCCGGACGGAACCTTCATAGAGGTCGCGGAGAAGAGCATCCTGTGGCTGAAGGTAAGGGTAAAGGGCAGGCAGGTTCACGCGAGCATGCCCGATAAAGGGCTCAACGCCCACCGCGTCGCCCTCGATCTGGCTTATCACCTCGACAGGCTCTTCCACGAAAGGTACAATGCGAGGGATGACCTCTTTGATCCCCCGGAGAGCACCTTTGAGCCGACGATGGTGAAGAATCCGGCGGGTTCGCCGAATATAGCACCTGGCGAGCACGAGGTGGTTTTTGACTGCAGGATTCTACCCGGGTACAGAATAGACGATGTGCTGGGGGATGCGAAGGCGCTCGTGGATGAAGTAAAGGCCAGATACCTGAAGGAGTTCGACGGGGAGGTACTCCCGGAGGTTGAGTTCGAGGTCCTCCAGCGTCTGGACGCTCCGGAACCCACTCCAAAGGACAGCGAGATCGTGAAGCTCCTCAGGGAAGCCCTCAGGAAGCTCCGCGGAAGGGAGGCCATAGTGGGTGGAATAGGGGGCGGAACGTTCGCGGCCTACTTCAGGAAGCTCGGCATTCCGGCCGTGGTATGGGCCACCCTGGACGAGATGGCCCACCAGCCCGATGAGTACGCCCGGGTAGACAACATGGTGGAGGACGCGAAGGTTATGGCGGCCCTCGCCCTCCTTTGA
- a CDS encoding MBL fold metallo-hydrolase, producing the protein MIEITFLGSGGGRFITITQFRSTGGFHIRASRNLYVDPGPGALIRSWRYKLDPRKLDAIFVSHRHVDHCNDLEVMIEAMTGGALKKRGMLIASRSVVHGDESHTPAVSGYYLDVLESVHIPEPGSRIKLGEEEMVITPSRHSDPTTIGFRMKTRYGDVSYIPDTAYFDELLKWHEGSRVLIAAVTRPRDMGIPYHLSTDDAVVMLRKMTRRPEVLVINHIGMKMHFANPYKEALYIKNLTGVKTYVAKEGFRVMMGKDGISVRTLRPARFV; encoded by the coding sequence GTGATTGAGATAACCTTCCTCGGAAGCGGCGGCGGCAGGTTCATAACCATAACCCAGTTCCGTTCCACGGGTGGCTTCCACATCAGGGCCAGCAGGAACCTGTACGTTGACCCGGGACCTGGGGCGTTGATAAGGTCCTGGCGTTACAAGCTCGATCCCCGGAAGCTCGATGCCATATTCGTCTCCCACAGGCACGTTGATCACTGCAACGACCTTGAGGTGATGATAGAGGCCATGACGGGCGGTGCCCTCAAAAAGAGGGGGATGCTGATAGCTTCCAGAAGCGTCGTTCACGGCGACGAAAGCCACACTCCCGCTGTCAGCGGGTACTACCTCGACGTTCTTGAGAGCGTTCACATACCCGAACCCGGAAGCAGGATAAAACTCGGCGAAGAGGAGATGGTGATAACCCCCTCCCGCCACTCCGATCCAACGACCATAGGTTTCCGCATGAAAACCCGCTACGGTGACGTCTCTTACATCCCGGACACTGCCTACTTCGACGAGCTCCTGAAATGGCACGAGGGTTCAAGGGTTCTCATAGCCGCGGTAACGAGGCCGAGGGACATGGGGATTCCCTATCACCTGAGCACTGACGATGCGGTTGTGATGCTCAGGAAAATGACCCGCAGACCCGAGGTCCTCGTAATCAACCACATCGGGATGAAGATGCACTTCGCCAATCCCTACAAAGAGGCCCTCTACATAAAGAACCTCACGGGGGTTAAGACCTACGTTGCAAAGGAGGGCTTCAGGGTCATGATGGGGAAGGATGGAATATCCGTGAGAACCCTCAGACCCGCACGCTTCGTTTAA
- the glmM gene encoding phosphoglucosamine mutase, whose translation MRLFGTAGIRGRLWEKVTPEMALRLGMAIGTYRSGRAVVGRDGRTSSIMLRNALIAGLLASGMEVLDAGLIPTPALAWATREHGDAGVMVTASHNPPTDNGIKVFNGDGTEFYVEQEGELEELYFSGNFRKAEWNEIKSLKPLDVVEDYIGTVLEFVDHETKLKVLYDGANGAGSVLAPYLLREMGARVISVNAHPDGHFPGRKPEPRYENIAYLGRLARELGVDLVIAQDGDADRIAVFDERGNYVLEDSLIALFAKRYVEEAGGGTVVVSIDTGSRIDEVVEKAGGRVVRIPLGQPHDGIRNHGAIFAAEPWKLVHPAFGPWIDSFVTMGLLIKMIDERGPLSRIIEEEIPRYYLTKKNVECPDELKEKVVERAGKELAEKLEGEIREVLTISGYRFNLTDRSWVLVRPSGTEPKVRVVVEAPDERRRDELFSMSYGTVRKALEEVKKG comes from the coding sequence ATGAGGCTCTTCGGAACGGCTGGCATAAGGGGAAGGCTGTGGGAGAAGGTAACCCCGGAGATGGCCCTCAGGCTGGGGATGGCCATCGGCACCTACAGATCCGGAAGGGCCGTGGTCGGCAGGGACGGGAGGACCTCGAGTATCATGCTAAGGAACGCCCTGATAGCCGGGCTTCTGGCGAGCGGTATGGAGGTTCTTGATGCCGGCCTGATCCCAACGCCCGCCCTCGCATGGGCGACGCGGGAGCACGGCGATGCCGGTGTTATGGTAACGGCCTCCCACAACCCGCCCACCGACAACGGGATAAAGGTGTTCAACGGTGACGGGACCGAGTTCTACGTCGAGCAGGAGGGGGAACTCGAGGAGCTCTACTTCTCAGGGAATTTCAGAAAAGCCGAATGGAACGAGATAAAAAGCCTAAAGCCTCTGGACGTTGTGGAGGACTACATAGGGACGGTTCTGGAGTTCGTTGACCACGAGACGAAGCTGAAGGTCCTCTACGACGGTGCGAACGGGGCCGGTAGCGTTCTGGCACCCTACCTGCTCAGGGAGATGGGGGCGAGGGTGATAAGCGTCAACGCCCATCCCGACGGCCACTTCCCCGGCAGGAAGCCCGAGCCGAGGTACGAGAACATAGCCTACCTCGGAAGGCTGGCGAGGGAGCTCGGAGTGGATCTGGTCATAGCACAGGACGGGGACGCCGATAGGATAGCGGTTTTTGACGAGAGGGGGAACTACGTGCTCGAGGACTCGCTGATAGCCCTCTTTGCGAAGCGCTACGTTGAGGAAGCCGGAGGGGGAACCGTGGTCGTGTCCATAGACACGGGTTCGAGGATCGACGAGGTCGTTGAGAAAGCCGGCGGAAGGGTCGTGAGGATTCCCCTAGGCCAGCCACACGACGGGATAAGGAACCATGGGGCCATATTCGCGGCGGAACCGTGGAAGCTCGTCCACCCCGCCTTCGGTCCGTGGATAGACAGCTTCGTTACGATGGGTCTCCTCATAAAGATGATAGACGAGAGGGGTCCGCTCTCAAGGATAATCGAGGAGGAGATACCCCGCTACTATCTCACAAAGAAGAACGTTGAGTGCCCGGATGAGCTGAAGGAAAAGGTCGTGGAGAGAGCAGGGAAGGAGCTTGCGGAGAAACTTGAAGGGGAGATAAGGGAGGTGCTGACGATTTCAGGCTATCGCTTCAACCTGACGGATCGCTCGTGGGTTCTGGTGAGGCCAAGCGGCACCGAACCGAAGGTGAGAGTGGTGGTGGAGGCACCGGACGAGAGGAGGAGGGACGAGCTGTTCAGCATGTCCTACGGAACGGTTAGGAAGGCCCTTGAAGAGGTGAAAAAAGGTTAA
- a CDS encoding UPF0146 family protein codes for MPLRDFADFLKEEIPRGRVVEIGIGFQFDVALRLRDLGYDVLAVDWNPESVRKAEELGIRAVRDDVFNPRVELYGNPRGIYSIRPTPETVPAILRLGVMLGVPVYILPLSGDTMPRGMRLVNYRGLAVYTTKPI; via the coding sequence ATGCCACTAAGGGACTTCGCGGATTTTCTTAAGGAGGAGATTCCAAGGGGAAGGGTCGTCGAGATCGGTATAGGCTTCCAGTTCGACGTGGCCCTTCGCCTCAGGGACCTTGGCTACGACGTTCTGGCCGTCGACTGGAACCCGGAGTCAGTCCGGAAGGCCGAAGAACTCGGGATAAGGGCCGTCAGGGATGACGTCTTCAACCCGAGGGTGGAGCTGTACGGGAATCCCCGGGGGATCTATTCCATAAGACCCACGCCCGAGACGGTTCCCGCGATCCTGAGGCTTGGGGTGATGCTGGGAGTCCCGGTGTACATCCTCCCGTTGAGCGGGGACACGATGCCCCGGGGAATGAGGCTCGTGAACTACCGTGGACTGGCCGTGTACACCACCAAACCTATTTAA